Below is a genomic region from Henckelia pumila isolate YLH828 chromosome 3, ASM3356847v2, whole genome shotgun sequence.
GGCATGATTCTTGATTTAAATATAACCTCAATTGTCACAAAACACAAAGATCCCGGTGGAACGGTTATACTTatcaattttatgattatcaattttatgagataaattatttatttaaccggacatgaaaaattatttatttttttatgcaaaaaatattattttttataacaaaTATGCTTAAAGAATCGACCCATCTCACAGACACTCTTCTCAAAATAACAATGTGAGTTTAAGGGAATCACATGGAGGTATGTGTTTGTGTTGGGGACAAGACCTTATCCAAACAGGATTAGATTGATTGGGTGGTGGGATTGGAAGGATGACTGGACAGATAACAATCTGCTTCTTCCTTCGTTAAATCCAACAATAACAACACCACAATCCTATTCACTTTGTCGCCTCCCTATATTACATCTGATATTTTTTTCCGCATAACAAACAAAATGCCAAACACTTGACTGGAGATTCCATTAACACCAACCACTCTTTAActgaatttattattattttttctaattTGATGGATATATTTTCCTAGAGAAACAATTCAAGTGGTACCCCCCATTTTCAATTGCTTAATTTAATAAATGTTAAATACAAAATCATATGAAAAAGTTTATGTCGCGACTTTCACTTAAAGAATGCTTGTGGCCAACTGGTCCTGAACAAATCAGGATGGTCCTAAACATACCATGTTGAACACAGTCTATGCATAATGTTATCCTAACAAGAGAGGGTAAGGACCCCAACTCATATCGAAttcgaaaataatatttaaacagATTGTTAACTATAACTAAATAACGTGTATTTACCATTGAATATCAAATTCTCAACTACCTCGGACTCATGCCAAATGGGCATCATAGTCTTACAATGAAAAACTTTCCTccatttttcattttattattcATGAAGGTTTGAAAGAATGGGTGGTTGAATACAGCTAATGTTTACTCGCTTCCTCAAAAGTGTCTTCTTTTACATTAACTACATATTTACCAGGAGAACCAAAGTCATCATCTGTTACCTGAAACTCGACACCATCAGCTTCCGTCTGATCTGTTTCTTCGTCGGTACTCCCTTTTGCTTTTGTAATCTTGGGAACCAAATGCATGAACCCTTTCGTCTCTAATGATGATTCATCATGGGCTATTCGTTCAAATCGAACAGAACTAACCTTTCTAGCATTCCCAGCTAGTATCTGAGCCAGTTATAAGACCGTTTTCATCTTAGAGAATTTAAGGTGCTTATGGTATGTAAGCTCCATCTTTGATTTCTAAGATGTTATGGAGTAGATATAGACAAGGCATTACCTCAAGCTTGAAGAGTTGACTCTTCTTGTTTTCATCTTGTCGGTCAGATTCTGTTACACTATAGTCTCCTTGTTCTTCTTGGTTTGCTCTTTCAAGCATCACTTGTATCGTCTCACCTGTCCTTGGGATGTATCCAAAAGCTTCACACACGAAGCCTGACACTGTTTCATACTGGTGACCCTGGATAAGCAAAACACAAACACAATAGAATTCCTTGAACAGAAAGATTTTCAATATTTCTGCACAAAATTGCaatgacttccgactcaaagaaGCAAAGGATGCAAGTCAACTCATGCAAAGCCAAAGGAGGATAGAAAGACCTCTGGCATTTTAATGTCAAGGTCTTCAGAAAGTTGGTCGATGGTTGTATTAGCATCCACATCATAAACACCCTCTGCACGCATGACAACGTAACCAGTTTTTTTCCTTATTTCCTCCTGCAATAAGTAATAAAGATTAAAACTATCCAGTATTAGGACAGGCTTCAATGCTCTTTCAAAATAACCAACTCTAAACTTATATTTTTAGCTTAGCAAATATAAACACAGGCTTTATCATAATTGGATACTAGATCTTTTGCTACCAACGAGATGATTCAAACTCGTGCCAGTATGTAATGCCTAGTGGGAAGAGCAAAACTTAGTGACAATATGTCGAGACTTGCTGACGTGCATTGATAATATACTCAGAATGATTTGTATTGACACTTGGCTCCAAAAGCATTTAAAGTTTTGAGAATAATGAATAATTGCAGATGATAATCCTTCACCACCAGTCAGGCTTTAAGAATTTTACTGCTGAGGGCATTCAGTAGGTTTCTCCCATAATCATAATGCAATAATACAAAAGTAAGAATCAAGGTGTTTTGAGTTGAAAAGCATTCAAGAGAAGAAGCTACTTTCACCAGCCACCAAAAACAGTACAACTATTATACACGTTGGTCAGCTCCATCACTACATTTCCAGACGGAAAATAAAGCTGCCAAAGATGGTGAAAGTTTATGAATGCTATTAGACAAGCACATGAGTGATATAGTAATAGTTATCAACCAAATTCaacacaaacaaacacaaaacattacAAAGTGTCCTTACTTTTGAATCATTTTCATCAAAAATTTCACCAACAATTTCTTCGACAACGTCTTCAAGGGTCACTATCTATTGCAGCATAAAAGAAAtgataaatcaaataaacaagaataaatCTAAGTTTTTTTCTGGAAAATTGACCAACAGATGTTGATCATAATACTTCAAAACATGTATATAAAGCTGAAGAATAGCTTACTCCAACAGTTCCACCGTATTCATTTAGAACTACAGCCATGTGCACCTTCCTGATGCGGAACTCTCTTAGAAGATTCCACACAGACATTGAATCTGCAACGTTGCATGAATTTTGTAGATTACTCGAGCTGCTCAAGTAAATCAAAAGCTATAAAACCACAGATCAAGACAAAAATAAAGACATTGTGCAACACTCATGATTGAGATTTGAGCAGTATTGTAATTTGAAAAACTAACATTTGGGTAGTGGTTGGAGCTTCAAAAATATAGAAGTGTCTTAAGAAATAATTGGCCGAGGGAAACTCGATCTTATTATCACTTCGGTCATATCATCAACATTGGGATATATTGTCTGATAGATTAAAAAGGGAACCCAGTGAATTCATGCAATGTTAAACTGCTGATATTTGTTGAATCCAGGTAGTTTTCTGAAATATATGGAATATTGAAATCATTTTAACTTTGGAATCTAGAATTCCCATTCAAATGTTAATATCATGATTAAAAAGCTTGGAGTTTACCAGGAACAAAGTATGCTGGTTTATGTGCCATGTCTCCCACGACTGAACATTCCAGAAGTTCCCCCTTCAAAACCAAATAGAATATCATTCTGCATGCTATGAGAATAAAGTGGCCGGTAAGAAAATATGAAAGAAACACATTTCGAAAAGATCATTAGAAAAGAATTGACCTTCTGCACATAATCCAGAAGATCCATCGCATATGCAATACCAACAATATTGTCAATGCGCTCCTCAAAGACGGGAACCCTGAAAGCAAGTGCACGTTTATTAGGTGGATCATAGCATGAAAAACAAGTCCCAAAAAAGAAAGGCAAGTACTACCTGGAATACTGATGATCAATCCATGAATTGTGGAAATCGACCAATGTTGCACTGGTATCAATAGCAATGACATTGACAAGAGGCGTCATCACCACTCGAACATGTGTATCTTTTATTTCTAATACATTTTCAATCATATCCTGTCAAAGATTATTCCAATAAACTCTTACATACAGCATTGTGAAAATGATATAGATTCATGTTTGAATGATACATTACATAGACTCCAACGATACAATATACAATTTCCTCAGCTCATAACAAGAAACATCACGTTTAAAGAggacaaatttttatttttttataccaTGGTTAACAAAGTGCTGTATCTTCATGTGCTAACAGCATTAGTTAATGGATAATTTTGCAAAACCCATTTAATCACCTGTTCTTCCTCCTCAATTGCCCCACTCAATTCTGCTCCTCGTAACATCAATTTCAGTTCTTCTTCAGTTACATAAGGCTCACTAATACATCAAAGAAATAGGTAAACAATATCGCAAAAACTGAAAATTATGTAGGATATGCAGCATCAGAGTTAAGAGACCATAATCATCACGTCCACACATAACAAATATCGTATATGTAAAACAGAAAACATTGGACGAGTCAAGAAAACAACACCTTCTTCCTTTCAAACCTAGCAGTTTCAACATCCCCATTGACAAAAATGTAGCGATTCTTCCTACAGGATATAGGACTAAAGAAAGCCACGCAACTGGCCTGACCTAATGGCATCAGAAAGCACACATCATTATATGTGTGTCTTGTATACACATATGGTACCATAAATGCCTTTATTTTACAGTCCTCGATAAAATAGGCATAATTCTCAAGCTGAGTGCCGGAAGATTACTTACCACAAACCTAGCAACCTCAGTGGCATTGTGAACAGCTATACTTTTTGGTGTTATCTCAGTGAGGAGCAAAACAGCAACCTGGGGTTATTGACAATTTCAGGCATATCAAGCTTGTTGGGGGAAAAACTGAACACTCATCACATGCCAAGAAGTCAAGGACTCAAGGTGAGATCAAGTTAAATTTTATGGCACAACATCATAGCAAAAAGAAACGAATAGAGGTTGAAGTTCTTAAAACATAGCTGTAGGGGAATTTTTACATTTTTATGGGAAAATATGACCGAAAGTCcacataaataacaaaagaTTAATTTGATTTCTTACTTTGAGGATGAAACCAATATAATGTTGACAAGTAGTGGCATTGTTTGTTAATGAACAAAATATCAGAAATGAAAATATGGCAAAATGCACGCATTCCAAGTTGTAAACACCAAGCATCTCTTTGTAGCCCACTGGCACAATGATGGCAAAACCAAGCATCATTAAAGAATTGTAGGGCCCTCAAGAGATTTGTCTTATTTTTAATGGATGAAAGCAAATTACTTAATCTCAGTCTAGAAGATCAGAAGTAACTGCACAAGTCTAGACATACTGTCATAACTCCAGTAGCAGCACTAACACCAGCTTCACCAAACATTTTTGTTGCAGCTTCAGTGACTAATGCCGTAGCACCAATATTTACAACTCTGAGCAAATTAAATATCTAAAATTAAACGATggtttatattaaaaaaataaacagtcaACTTAACACAAAAGAGCAATACGTGGTGCCAATGAGGATAGTCGTCAAGAACCGAGTAACATCATTCCGCAGCATTTTGAAGACACCATTCTCAGACTCTTTTTCGGCCAATTCCCGCACCTGACATATTACAAACCTTTTAGATTAACTATATTTTAGTTCTTTAGATAAGCAAAATAGAAGCAGAATAAAAAACACTTTAAATTTCAATTAACATTTAAAATAGCCAAAAACCACAAAAGCCCAAAGAGAACACAAATGTCATAATGTTCATGCTTAAGAAATTACACTTCTTCCTAGCAattaaatcacatcaataaaCTCAACTGAATGCTTCACCCTGACGAAAGCAGTGGATGATAAGAAGATCAAATACATCGAAACTACCCAAAAATATGTCAAGAGTAATTGAAATACATTAATGTCTGGAAAAAGGGTCACATTGTACTTCCATTACTTTGGATGTAATCTTTTCATGACCGTGTGTAGCCTCAGTTATTCATCAAGCCCATCAATTAGTTAATCGCAGATATTTGCAAcacaaataaaatcaatattaCCTATAAACAATAGCTAAGTTTTGGTAACAAGTAAACGACACAGAGCTTCACCTTTGATGAATGAGATCAATGTACCTAACAATTCGTTAACTTTTCAAAAATGGACAAATAGGCCTAGTTCAGTTTGTTTAAGCAGAGATACGATTTCATTTCAAATCATGTCAGGATATTGACTCACAGTCATAATGGTTTCCTATTTTTTGACAACAAAAACAATAACATAGCGGTTTCTGGGGAAGTCAAAACTGTATTAACACCTGCACACAGCAGTTGAAAGGAATATCTTTGCAGCATCAAGATGATTTGGCAAAAAGTACATTCAGATGTAAGCACAAAAGCATTAGCATTTGCTTAGACCGAACGAAATATAAAGGGAAATAATCATTAGCTCATCCGCAATCACAATTCCAATACCTTCCAAGGCCACAGAGTCGTAATCGAAGTCTCAGCCATGGAGAAAAACGCCGAGAGTCCCAAAAGAATGGCAAGAATCAAACCATGCTCTTTGACAAGCGTGAGAACCTGCAAAATGGTCGGCCATGAGCTCCTCAACATCAACCAACCCCGCTCCCAGACCCCATAACCAGAACTCCTAACCCCTTCCAGTGCCAACGCTCTTCGGCAACCCAATATCACAACCACCCCAATTGCTGCAGCCACAACCGCCAATCCTTTTCTCCCCCCAAAAAA
It encodes:
- the LOC140887214 gene encoding putative DUF21 domain-containing protein At3g13070, chloroplastic isoform X1, whose translation is MLNFYCSRSCNYMEAASTSAAMPGTMLVNRAAYINSSNSSFFFTSNPRLKMSPRFLPKTVSCSITCARPYSSGFLLFNSAKKSPWCLRTVETRCFANEESDDVDVSAFFGGRKGLAVVAAAIGVVVILGCRRALALEGVRSSGYGVWERGWLMLRSSWPTILQVLTLVKEHGLILAILLGLSAFFSMAETSITTLWPWKVRELAEKESENGVFKMLRNDVTRFLTTILIGTTVVNIGATALVTEAATKMFGEAGVSAATGVMTVAVLLLTEITPKSIAVHNATEVARFVVRPVAWLSLVLYPVGRIATFLSMGMLKLLGLKGRSEPYVTEEELKLMLRGAELSGAIEEEEQDMIENVLEIKDTHVRVVMTPLVNVIAIDTSATLVDFHNSWIDHQYSRVPVFEERIDNIVGIAYAMDLLDYVQKGELLECSVVGDMAHKPAYFVPDSMSVWNLLREFRIRKVHMAVVLNEYGGTVGIVTLEDVVEEIVGEIFDENDSKEEIRKKTGYVVMRAEGVYDVDANTTIDQLSEDLDIKMPEGHQYETVSGFVCEAFGYIPRTGETIQVMLERANQEEQGDYSVTESDRQDENKKSQLFKLEILAGNARKVSSVRFERIAHDESSLETKGFMHLVPKITKAKGSTDEETDQTEADGVEFQVTDDDFGSPGKYVVNVKEDTFEEASKH
- the LOC140887214 gene encoding putative DUF21 domain-containing protein At3g13070, chloroplastic isoform X2 translates to MLNFYCSRSCNYMEAASTSAAMPGTMLVNRAAYINSSNSSFFFTSNPRLKMSPRFLPKTVSCSITCARPYSSGFLLFNSAKKSPWCLRTVETRCFANEESDDVDVSAFFGGRKGLAVVAAAIGVVVILGCRRALALEGVLTLVKEHGLILAILLGLSAFFSMAETSITTLWPWKVRELAEKESENGVFKMLRNDVTRFLTTILIGTTVVNIGATALVTEAATKMFGEAGVSAATGVMTVAVLLLTEITPKSIAVHNATEVARFVVRPVAWLSLVLYPVGRIATFLSMGMLKLLGLKGRSEPYVTEEELKLMLRGAELSGAIEEEEQDMIENVLEIKDTHVRVVMTPLVNVIAIDTSATLVDFHNSWIDHQYSRVPVFEERIDNIVGIAYAMDLLDYVQKGELLECSVVGDMAHKPAYFVPDSMSVWNLLREFRIRKVHMAVVLNEYGGTVGIVTLEDVVEEIVGEIFDENDSKEEIRKKTGYVVMRAEGVYDVDANTTIDQLSEDLDIKMPEGHQYETVSGFVCEAFGYIPRTGETIQVMLERANQEEQGDYSVTESDRQDENKKSQLFKLEILAGNARKVSSVRFERIAHDESSLETKGFMHLVPKITKAKGSTDEETDQTEADGVEFQVTDDDFGSPGKYVVNVKEDTFEEASKH